A DNA window from Sphingopyxis macrogoltabida contains the following coding sequences:
- a CDS encoding ubiquitin-activating E1 FCCH domain-containing protein produces the protein MAIVSKRNFTRGIFSPVVQSRRDVEAWSAGARRLKNVTLLKYGGVRKRPGTRFVYKLPADDDETRLLPFTYSPGQSYALLMGQATMRPLALGGAVLSEGFGITAITNANPGVVTAPFHGLTTGQEVFISGIEGMPELDGRVVTATVINDDNFSIGINTTGFGAFVSDDGDVRVAPPAPPPPAPPVPAPTPAPTPAPTVPPGGGGGGGGWRWQNNLQ, from the coding sequence GTGGCCATAGTCAGCAAGCGCAATTTCACGCGCGGTATCTTCTCGCCCGTCGTCCAGTCGCGCCGCGATGTGGAAGCGTGGTCGGCCGGCGCCCGGCGCCTGAAGAACGTCACGCTCCTCAAATATGGCGGCGTGCGCAAGCGGCCGGGAACGCGTTTCGTCTATAAGCTCCCGGCTGATGATGACGAAACCCGCCTTTTGCCGTTCACCTATTCGCCGGGGCAAAGCTACGCGCTGCTTATGGGGCAGGCCACGATGCGCCCTCTCGCGCTGGGGGGCGCCGTCCTGTCGGAAGGCTTTGGCATTACGGCGATCACCAATGCCAATCCCGGCGTTGTCACCGCACCATTCCACGGCCTGACGACCGGGCAAGAGGTCTTCATATCGGGAATCGAGGGCATGCCGGAGCTGGACGGACGTGTGGTCACGGCGACCGTCATCAACGACGACAATTTCAGCATCGGCATCAACACGACTGGCTTCGGCGCCTTCGTGTCCGATGACGGCGATGTGCGTGTTGCGCCGCCCGCGCCTCCCCCGCCCGCGCCACCGGTACCGGCCCCGACCCCGGCGCCCACGCCCGCTCCCACCGTCCCGCCGGGCGGTGGCGGAGGTGGCGGCGGCTGGCGCTGGCAGAATAACCTCCAATAG
- a CDS encoding transglycosylase SLT domain-containing protein codes for MVTVPVTPGRSVQVQPMPEARFRYAESRNFVGQALQQGGENLGRLAGQWDEIQATHDEAAVKKLAVETSSQMREMLWTGDDAYFNKQGFDAGSAREDVEKRFTEMRDEAMTRVQNERQRVMLTNVLDKSIGDNLVDVARYATGQLNVEWQKQSEARLAGFQQDAVQLFAEPDRYADNIAGGLLEIQSIADRQGWSEERVEDAEERFVSGVHTAVINGRLSADDIDGALTIFEKYRDDLSFNDAQAIQSKLTPAIQYRVAEERALVALGSVPTSGPDDAPTPGVASSLYSQLKAIESNESGGKQFDKAGKPLTSSAGAIGVMQVMPGTGPEAARYAGLAWDPKRFREDEDYNRALGQAYYKEMLRKFGGDPVKAAAAYNAGPGSARKGTGVNGAMARARKAGEPENWIAYLPAETRDYVAKFQRKTGAAADGGSTPRKWDLSAAYTSLEDRAKREGWSPEELERARQRVDEHVRRDEMLDKRRDDEEWDAALGTVDALGDNFTDVSQIPNFDRLSPDRRVQLRNSADANRRAVLAGEAPKANGDTAIILGKMAIEQPEAFLNVDLREYRNKVTPAEFDELQKSQSRISANPAEEKSLLGVVNSAISFFSTPDMRLNGAGNNALRRNRVANAMLVYLRKNVDPKRLPTDSERRAAFNWAVGEVHGEMRADDEVFDVPAEFIRSYGERQRQLTGKWPTNRQIMDAYARRGQATR; via the coding sequence ATGGTCACCGTCCCCGTCACCCCCGGCCGCTCCGTCCAAGTTCAGCCAATGCCGGAAGCGCGCTTCCGCTACGCGGAGTCGCGCAACTTTGTAGGGCAGGCGCTTCAACAGGGCGGCGAGAACCTTGGCCGCCTTGCTGGCCAATGGGACGAGATACAGGCCACACATGATGAGGCGGCGGTGAAGAAACTCGCCGTCGAGACATCGAGCCAAATGCGCGAGATGTTGTGGACTGGTGACGACGCCTATTTCAACAAGCAGGGTTTCGACGCGGGGAGTGCGCGCGAAGACGTGGAAAAGCGCTTCACCGAAATGCGGGACGAAGCGATGACCCGCGTCCAGAATGAGCGCCAGCGCGTCATGCTCACCAACGTCTTGGACAAGAGTATCGGTGACAATCTCGTCGATGTCGCTCGGTATGCGACCGGCCAGCTCAATGTCGAATGGCAGAAGCAGTCCGAGGCGCGGCTTGCTGGGTTTCAGCAGGACGCGGTTCAACTCTTTGCGGAGCCTGATCGATATGCCGACAACATCGCTGGCGGCCTCCTTGAAATTCAGAGCATCGCCGACCGTCAAGGGTGGAGCGAGGAGCGTGTCGAGGACGCCGAAGAGCGCTTCGTCTCGGGCGTGCACACTGCGGTCATCAATGGTCGCCTGAGCGCCGATGACATCGACGGTGCCTTGACGATCTTCGAAAAATACCGCGACGATCTGTCCTTCAACGATGCGCAGGCGATCCAGTCGAAATTGACACCGGCGATTCAGTATCGCGTCGCAGAAGAGCGAGCGCTTGTCGCGCTCGGTTCGGTTCCCACTTCCGGACCCGACGATGCGCCGACGCCGGGCGTTGCGTCGAGCCTCTATTCGCAGCTCAAAGCGATCGAGAGCAACGAGAGCGGCGGCAAGCAATTCGACAAGGCCGGAAAGCCCCTGACGTCCAGCGCGGGCGCGATCGGGGTTATGCAGGTGATGCCCGGTACCGGCCCCGAAGCTGCACGCTATGCAGGGCTGGCGTGGGATCCGAAGCGCTTTCGCGAAGACGAGGACTATAACCGCGCGCTGGGTCAGGCCTATTATAAGGAGATGCTGCGTAAATTCGGAGGCGATCCCGTGAAAGCCGCTGCGGCGTATAATGCCGGGCCCGGCAGCGCGCGGAAGGGAACGGGCGTAAATGGCGCGATGGCGCGCGCTCGGAAAGCTGGAGAGCCAGAAAATTGGATCGCATATCTCCCGGCCGAGACGCGCGACTATGTGGCGAAGTTTCAGCGTAAGACGGGCGCAGCGGCCGACGGCGGGTCGACCCCGCGGAAATGGGACTTGTCGGCGGCCTATACCTCGCTCGAAGATCGCGCAAAGCGTGAAGGATGGTCGCCCGAAGAACTGGAACGTGCTCGCCAGCGAGTCGATGAGCATGTGCGCCGTGACGAGATGCTCGACAAGCGCCGCGACGATGAAGAGTGGGATGCGGCGCTCGGGACTGTTGATGCGCTCGGCGATAATTTCACCGATGTCTCGCAGATCCCAAATTTCGACCGCCTCTCGCCCGATCGCCGCGTTCAGCTCCGAAATTCGGCGGACGCAAACCGCCGGGCCGTGCTCGCCGGCGAGGCGCCGAAGGCGAACGGCGACACGGCAATCATCTTGGGCAAGATGGCGATCGAGCAGCCCGAAGCGTTCCTGAACGTCGATTTACGCGAGTACCGCAACAAGGTCACCCCGGCCGAGTTCGATGAACTGCAGAAATCGCAATCGCGGATTAGCGCCAACCCAGCCGAAGAAAAGTCGCTGCTCGGGGTGGTGAACAGCGCCATCTCCTTCTTCTCCACGCCCGACATGAGACTGAACGGCGCTGGGAACAACGCCCTTCGCCGCAACCGCGTCGCGAACGCCATGCTGGTCTATCTGCGCAAGAACGTCGATCCGAAGCGGCTCCCGACGGACTCCGAGCGTCGCGCGGCATTCAATTGGGCGGTTGGCGAGGTTCATGGCGAAATGCGCGCCGATGATGAGGTGTTCGATGTGCCAGCCGAGTTCATCCGGTCCTACGGCGAGCGGCAGCGGCAGCTTACCGGCAAATGGCCGACGAACCGGCAGATCATGGACGCCTATGCGCGTCGGGGACAGGCGACACGATGA